One Gottschalkia purinilytica genomic window carries:
- a CDS encoding sigma-70 family RNA polymerase sigma factor: MIDDNNRDEFIEENKQFIYSAASSVCKKKLSWENDDELSIAMIAFNSACDKYNKNKGNFLSFAKVLIRNSLIDFFRKSKSYVSLNFSFNKSDNDEKINNIQDKISISEYDKQIENSKRASEISQLSKELLQYNLNFSDLIKSSPSHKNTRNALLNIAFICIQEVHIIEYIKTKKMLPIKELMLITGNNRKYFEKWRRYLIVLIVILSSEEYPYIKSYLKIKVGEKNEN, translated from the coding sequence ATGATAGATGACAATAATAGAGACGAATTTATAGAAGAAAATAAACAATTTATATATAGTGCAGCAAGTTCAGTTTGTAAAAAAAAGCTTTCATGGGAAAATGACGATGAATTGAGTATAGCTATGATAGCATTTAATTCTGCTTGCGATAAATATAATAAAAATAAAGGTAATTTTTTAAGTTTTGCAAAAGTTTTAATAAGAAACTCATTAATCGACTTTTTTAGAAAGTCTAAAAGTTACGTTTCTCTTAATTTCTCGTTTAATAAATCTGATAATGATGAAAAGATTAATAATATTCAAGATAAAATTTCTATATCAGAATATGATAAGCAGATAGAAAATAGTAAGAGGGCATCTGAAATAAGTCAACTTTCCAAAGAACTTCTACAGTATAATTTAAATTTTTCAGATCTTATAAAATCATCACCTAGCCATAAGAATACCAGAAATGCACTTTTGAATATTGCATTTATCTGTATACAAGAAGTACATATAATTGAATATATAAAAACTAAGAAAATGCTTCCTATAAAAGAGCTGATGTTAATCACAGGAAATAATAGAAAGTATTTTGAAAAGTGGAGAAGATATTTAATTGTTCTTATAGTTATTTTATCAAGTGAAGAATATCCATATATTAAATCTTATCTTAAAATAAAAGTTGGTGAAAAAAATGAAAACTAA